The following proteins are encoded in a genomic region of Mycolicibacterium confluentis:
- a CDS encoding cytochrome P450, translating into MTPTTPPHEGLASAGSPTAPDQTELLPFYHEEFLDEPYPHFRRLRDEFPVLKLEDGRYVVSRYDDVSTLLRHTKSSVQQLDFGAFDIFHSAVIGIDPPAHTWHRRLVNNLFTPKSVRSWMATTASIVDRALSEAETPGQIEAVRELCLVPTHATMCSMLGMAAEHADEVRHYTYQFARGFGLVATEDDLRAGAEGSAWLEDYCADAIEKVRRDPQPGVIAAYLEAEDRGDITRRETTASIMLFLATGHFSTATLAAHGLERMASDPELFAAFRDDPAVRPKVINELLRFVTPETGVTRLTLEDVEVAGTVLPAGSTVYVLLASANRDERVFADPDRFDYHRSTQGRQHLAFAAGPHSCMGQILARQATDTIMTAVTQRCARIELAGEPEYNSIQHARQWKTMNLKLAF; encoded by the coding sequence ATGACCCCCACCACACCGCCGCATGAGGGCCTCGCCAGTGCGGGTTCTCCCACCGCGCCGGACCAGACGGAGCTGCTGCCGTTCTATCACGAGGAGTTCCTGGACGAGCCGTACCCGCATTTCCGCCGGCTCCGAGATGAATTTCCTGTCCTCAAACTCGAGGACGGCAGGTATGTGGTATCGCGGTACGACGACGTTTCCACACTGTTGCGGCACACAAAGAGTTCTGTGCAGCAACTCGATTTCGGGGCCTTTGACATCTTCCACTCTGCCGTGATTGGAATCGATCCGCCTGCGCACACCTGGCACAGAAGACTCGTCAACAATCTGTTCACGCCCAAATCGGTACGCAGTTGGATGGCCACCACGGCTTCGATCGTCGACCGCGCGCTGTCCGAGGCGGAAACGCCAGGGCAGATCGAGGCGGTACGTGAACTGTGCCTTGTTCCAACGCATGCAACGATGTGCTCGATGCTGGGCATGGCTGCCGAGCATGCCGATGAGGTCCGGCATTACACGTATCAGTTTGCTCGGGGGTTTGGCCTCGTTGCCACCGAAGATGATCTGCGGGCCGGTGCTGAGGGCAGTGCGTGGCTGGAGGACTATTGTGCCGATGCGATAGAGAAGGTGCGCCGAGATCCCCAACCGGGTGTCATTGCCGCCTATCTCGAGGCCGAAGACCGCGGTGACATTACCCGGCGGGAAACCACGGCCAGCATCATGCTCTTTCTGGCGACGGGACACTTTTCGACGGCAACGCTGGCCGCGCATGGGTTGGAGCGCATGGCCTCGGACCCTGAGCTTTTCGCCGCTTTCCGAGACGATCCCGCCGTTCGACCCAAGGTGATCAACGAACTGCTCCGATTCGTCACTCCGGAGACTGGAGTGACGCGTCTGACACTCGAGGACGTGGAGGTGGCCGGCACCGTTCTGCCCGCTGGCTCGACGGTCTACGTCCTCCTCGCATCAGCCAACCGTGACGAGCGTGTGTTTGCAGACCCAGACCGGTTCGATTACCACCGCTCAACCCAGGGACGTCAGCACCTTGCGTTTGCTGCTGGGCCGCATTCGTGTATGGGGCAGATCTTGGCGCGCCAAGCAACCGACACGATCATGACTGCGGTGACGCAGCGGTGCGCACGCATCGAGCTCGCCGGCGAGCCCGAGTACAACAGCATCCAGCATGCACGGCAATGGAAGACGATGAATCTGAAACTAGCCTTCTAG
- a CDS encoding MBL fold metallo-hydrolase → MVTSGKFELDGGSWDVDNNIWVVGDDSDVVVFDAAHSAQPIIDAVAGRNVVAVICTHGHNDHVIVAPELSRALDAPVLLHPADDVLWQMAHPGKEFNTVDDGMTVRAGGIELIGLHTPGHSPGSMCWFAPGLGAVFSGDTLFQGGPGATGRSFSDFPTILDSIKNRLGTLPEDTVVYTGHGDTTKIGDEIVGYDEWVARGH, encoded by the coding sequence GTGGTGACGTCCGGGAAGTTCGAGCTCGACGGCGGCTCCTGGGATGTCGACAACAACATCTGGGTCGTCGGCGATGACTCCGACGTCGTGGTGTTCGACGCCGCCCACAGCGCACAACCCATCATCGATGCTGTCGCCGGGCGCAATGTCGTCGCCGTAATCTGCACCCACGGACACAACGATCACGTCATCGTCGCCCCCGAACTCAGTCGGGCTCTCGATGCCCCGGTGCTGCTGCACCCCGCCGATGACGTGCTGTGGCAGATGGCCCACCCCGGCAAGGAGTTCAACACCGTCGACGACGGCATGACCGTACGCGCCGGCGGTATCGAACTCATCGGCCTGCACACCCCCGGCCACTCGCCCGGCTCGATGTGCTGGTTTGCGCCCGGACTCGGCGCTGTCTTCTCTGGCGACACCCTTTTCCAGGGTGGACCCGGAGCAACGGGTCGGTCGTTCTCCGACTTCCCGACGATCCTGGACTCGATCAAGAACCGCCTCGGCACGCTGCCCGAGGACACCGTGGTCTACACCGGGCACGGCGACACCACCAAGATCGGCGACGAGATAGTCGGCTACGACGAATGGGTGGCAAGGGGCCACTGA
- a CDS encoding S-(hydroxymethyl)mycothiol dehydrogenase yields the protein MSQTVRGVISRSKGTPVEVTDIVIPDPGPGEVVVKIIACGVCHTDLTYREGGINDDYPFLLGHEASGTVEAVGDGVVNVGPGDFVVLNWRAVCGQCRACKRGRPHLCFDTYNATQKMTLTDGTELSPALGIGAFVEKTLVHEGQCTKVDPEADPAVAGLLGCGVMAGIGAAINTGAINRDDTVAVIGCGGVGEAAVAGAALVGAKTIIAVDLDDRKLAQAREFGATHTVNAADTDVVTSIQNLTGGFGADVVIDAVGRPETWKQAFYARDLAGTVVLVGVPTPAMTLEMPLVDFFSRGGSLKSSWYGDCLPERDFPTLISLYLQGRLPLEKFVSERIGLDDIEDAFHKMHAGEVLRSVVIL from the coding sequence ATGAGTCAGACAGTGCGTGGTGTGATTTCTCGGTCCAAGGGGACCCCCGTGGAGGTCACCGACATCGTGATTCCCGATCCCGGGCCCGGTGAGGTGGTGGTGAAGATCATTGCCTGCGGGGTCTGCCATACCGACCTGACCTACCGCGAGGGCGGCATCAACGACGACTATCCGTTTCTGCTGGGTCACGAGGCCTCGGGCACTGTCGAAGCGGTCGGCGACGGTGTGGTCAACGTCGGACCCGGCGATTTCGTGGTCCTGAACTGGCGTGCGGTGTGCGGCCAGTGCCGGGCCTGCAAGCGCGGTCGCCCACACCTCTGTTTCGACACCTACAACGCCACCCAGAAGATGACGTTGACCGACGGCACCGAACTCTCTCCTGCGCTCGGCATCGGTGCGTTCGTCGAGAAGACGCTGGTCCACGAAGGCCAGTGCACCAAGGTCGATCCCGAGGCCGACCCGGCGGTGGCCGGACTGCTCGGGTGCGGGGTAATGGCCGGTATCGGGGCGGCCATCAACACCGGCGCGATCAACCGCGACGACACCGTGGCCGTCATCGGCTGCGGCGGGGTCGGGGAGGCCGCCGTTGCCGGCGCCGCGCTGGTGGGCGCCAAAACCATCATCGCCGTGGACCTTGACGACCGAAAGTTGGCTCAGGCTAGAGAATTCGGCGCCACGCACACGGTGAACGCGGCAGACACCGATGTCGTGACCTCGATTCAGAATCTGACCGGCGGCTTCGGCGCTGACGTCGTCATCGATGCCGTGGGGCGCCCCGAGACGTGGAAGCAGGCGTTCTACGCCCGCGACCTGGCCGGCACCGTGGTCCTGGTCGGGGTGCCCACCCCGGCGATGACACTGGAAATGCCGCTGGTGGACTTCTTCTCCCGCGGCGGATCCCTGAAGTCCAGCTGGTACGGCGACTGTCTGCCCGAACGCGACTTCCCCACCCTGATCAGCCTGTACCTGCAGGGCCGCCTACCGCTGGAGAAGTTCGTCTCCGAACGCATCGGCCTCGACGACATCGAAGACGCGTTCCACAAGATGCACGCCGGCGAAGTCCTGCGTTCGGTGGTGATCCTGTGA
- a CDS encoding cupin domain-containing protein, which translates to MATEGKKLWAGDGILEVGIWKCAAGSSHWKFETNESFTIFSGRMTVTEDGGRPLELTSGESAVFPKGWSGVWELHETVLKVYTVF; encoded by the coding sequence ATGGCCACCGAGGGCAAGAAACTTTGGGCGGGTGACGGAATCCTCGAAGTCGGCATATGGAAATGTGCGGCCGGTTCGTCGCACTGGAAGTTCGAGACCAATGAGTCCTTCACGATCTTCTCCGGTCGGATGACGGTGACCGAGGATGGCGGCCGACCTCTCGAACTCACCTCCGGCGAAAGCGCGGTCTTCCCGAAGGGCTGGAGCGGTGTGTGGGAGCTTCACGAGACGGTGCTGAAGGTATACACCGTCTTCTGA
- a CDS encoding flavodoxin domain-containing protein gives MTTATILFGTETGNAEMVADEISTALATFGFTGEVHSMGDYPVEDLCGQQMVILITSTYGEGDLPDTAIPFFDALKHLKPDLSSTRFAAFGLGDSSYDTYNNGIATLIEAVVDLGATQIGDTGRHDADSGLDPCDTAITWAHETFAPAEV, from the coding sequence GTGACAACAGCCACCATCCTCTTCGGGACCGAAACCGGCAACGCCGAGATGGTTGCCGACGAAATATCCACGGCGCTAGCTACTTTCGGATTCACAGGCGAGGTCCACAGTATGGGGGACTACCCCGTGGAGGATCTCTGCGGGCAACAGATGGTCATCCTCATCACCTCCACCTATGGAGAAGGTGACCTACCGGACACCGCCATTCCATTCTTCGACGCACTGAAACACCTGAAGCCCGATCTCTCGTCCACGCGATTTGCCGCCTTCGGCCTGGGCGACAGCAGCTACGACACCTACAACAACGGGATCGCAACACTGATAGAGGCGGTCGTCGATCTAGGTGCAACGCAGATCGGTGATACCGGTCGCCACGATGCCGACAGCGGTCTCGATCCCTGCGATACCGCGATCACGTGGGCCCACGAGACATTTGCACCCGCCGAAGTGTGA
- a CDS encoding NAD(P)-binding protein translates to MTDEKRSSATQLPAETERCTPPEAFDDATSSCPHPTIAVVGSGPSGCYAASFLTKKWPGSEITVFESMPAPYGLVRYGIAADHQGAKNVTRQFDRLFTRDGVRFAGNVSVGADITFADLARCFDIVVLATGLPQDRPLEIPRQAGTRVIGAGTLLRALNSYPVQAIPRNSDGRYTALGRQLAVVGMGNVAIDVVRLMAKDPQELDGSDIDDELLEQLRPRRPSSIDVISRSGLSHAKFDLAMLRELLSLPNIDVTVTGLSDNDNGPAADLLRPHIGTATNSLPPEQTRTQVRLHFQLTPESIESSGGRTLLRARLPHGPTPVTEIVVDSVITAIGFTHGAQEDQSCPTGEWSGDNVYRVGWLSRGPRGGIPENRKDAQRVVDAITDDVVSGRLEIGRAGFTAVASSLRNVVSFADWQRIEAFEKREAPPGRCRRKITDRKHMLSIAMAALDSHAALHAAQTVGDTRAQQQPRRESDQ, encoded by the coding sequence GCTCTAGCGCAACTCAATTACCAGCTGAGACGGAGCGCTGCACCCCACCTGAGGCGTTCGACGACGCCACCTCGAGCTGTCCGCACCCCACAATCGCAGTGGTCGGGAGTGGGCCGTCTGGATGTTATGCCGCGTCCTTCCTTACGAAGAAGTGGCCGGGATCCGAGATCACCGTCTTCGAGTCAATGCCGGCGCCTTACGGTCTTGTCCGTTACGGTATCGCGGCCGACCATCAGGGCGCCAAGAACGTGACACGTCAGTTCGACCGACTCTTCACGCGCGACGGCGTCCGGTTCGCCGGTAACGTTTCGGTCGGCGCCGACATCACTTTCGCAGATCTTGCTCGTTGTTTCGACATCGTTGTACTCGCGACCGGGCTTCCTCAGGATCGACCACTGGAGATTCCCAGGCAAGCAGGGACGCGCGTGATCGGAGCTGGAACACTACTCCGCGCACTCAACAGCTATCCGGTACAAGCGATTCCGCGCAACTCAGATGGACGTTATACCGCACTCGGGCGGCAGTTGGCCGTAGTCGGGATGGGTAACGTCGCCATCGATGTGGTTCGACTGATGGCGAAAGATCCCCAGGAGTTGGATGGGTCTGACATCGACGATGAACTACTCGAGCAACTCCGCCCCAGGAGACCCAGCAGCATCGACGTCATCAGCCGATCTGGGTTGTCTCACGCGAAGTTCGACCTTGCCATGTTGCGAGAACTTTTGTCCCTGCCGAACATCGACGTCACCGTAACCGGCCTGAGCGACAACGACAACGGGCCCGCAGCAGATCTGCTGCGTCCGCACATCGGCACCGCCACAAACTCCCTCCCACCGGAACAGACGCGCACTCAAGTGCGGCTACACTTCCAACTCACTCCTGAATCGATCGAAAGCAGCGGCGGTCGCACACTTCTGAGGGCAAGGCTGCCCCATGGGCCTACTCCCGTGACCGAAATCGTCGTTGATTCCGTCATCACTGCAATTGGATTCACCCATGGGGCTCAAGAGGACCAGAGCTGTCCGACCGGGGAGTGGTCGGGGGACAACGTATACCGGGTGGGTTGGCTCAGCCGTGGACCGCGAGGCGGTATTCCCGAGAACCGCAAGGACGCTCAACGAGTGGTCGACGCCATCACCGACGACGTGGTGAGCGGGCGGCTCGAAATCGGCCGAGCGGGCTTTACCGCGGTGGCGTCGTCACTTCGGAATGTCGTGTCTTTCGCAGATTGGCAGCGAATCGAGGCCTTCGAAAAGAGAGAAGCCCCGCCCGGCCGGTGCCGGCGCAAGATTACCGATCGCAAGCACATGCTCTCGATCGCAATGGCAGCACTTGATTCTCACGCTGCACTGCATGCAGCGCAGACTGTCGGCGATACCCGGGCGCAACAACAACCACGCAGGGAGTCGGACCAGTGA